The Gemmatimonadetes bacterium SCN 70-22 region GATGGGGACTCCTCCGCGCGCGTGCGCGACAGGAGTGCCATGGCGGTCACCACGTCGCGCGACGTCTCGTCGGTGCGCCGCAGCCCCCGCCGCGCCGCCTTGAGGTCCCCCGCGTACAGGGCCAGCCACCCCTCGATCCGTTCGTCCTCTTCCGTCCCCCCGCCGCCAGCCGCAAGCGCCTGCCGCGCGCGCGCCAGGTCGCCGGCGCGGATCCACGCCCACGCCAGCGCCCGTTGCGCCTGGCGGACACCCTCCGGCCCCAGCAACGCCCCGCGCCGCGTCACCACCGCCTCCACCTCGGGCGCGCGCCCCAGCGCCGCCAGCGCCCGCACCTGCAGCAGCGCCACGGCGCCACCCGCCGCCGAGTCGGCCGACGACGCCAGCGGCTCGACCAACGCCAGCGCCGACGCCGGCTCCCCGCCGTTCAGCGCCGCCGTCGCCGCCTTCACCACCAGCGCGTGGTCCCCGGGACGGCGTGCCGCCGCCGCCGCGTACGCGTCACGCGCCGTCAGCCACGCCTCTCCCTGCTCCGCCTCGGCGGCAAACTGGATCCACGCCTGCACCGCCGAGTCGCTCGGCGCCACCGGTGACAGCGCCGCCCACCCCTCGCGCGCCGAGCGCCACCGCGTCTCCAGCGAGGCCAGGATGCGCCGGGCCCCCAGCGCCACCGGCGGCGCGGCGAAGATGGCCCGCACCCCGTCCCGCACCGAATCCGGGGCGGCCGCCAGCGAGAACGCCGCCGCCTGCTCCATGTACGGCATCACCTCGCTCGCCTCGCGCCAGCTCCGCGCCGACGAGAGCCAAAGGCCAAGTGCCGCTTGCATCTGAGCGAACTCCGCCGCGAGGTCCCGCGACCCGCCCAGCACCTGCACCGCCCCGCGCAACACCGTGTCGGCCGCCGCCGCGCGCCCTGTCTCGAGCAGGAGTCGCGCGTACTCGCGAAACGGGGCCGGCTCGCGCGGCGAAAAGGCCATCCACTGCGCGAACGCCGCCTCCGCCTCCCGATCGCGTCGCAGCCCCACCAGCGTCCGCAGCTGCACCGTCCGAAGGAGGGGATCGCGCGGGCGTCGCGCGAGGAGCGAGTCGACCAGCGGAAGCAGCGCCTCGCTCCCACCGACCTGCGAATGGCACCGCTCCAGCCCCAACACCGCCCCCACCGGGTCCTCGGCATCGAGCGACTGCCGGTACAGCGGGATGGCGTCTCGGCACTTCCCCGCGCTCTCCAGATCCAGCGCCTGCACCAACGGCGACGGCGGGGCGGGCTTCCCCTCCTGCGCCGAGACGACGAAAGCGCGAGAGACGATGAGGCAGGCGGCCAGGAGGATCGTGCGGGCGCGACCGCCGGCGCTCCATCCCTCCCGCTCCGGCACCTCCCGTCTCCCGCCTCTCGTCTCCCGTCCCTCCCTACGGCTTCGCATTGATTCGCTTGAAGTACTCGAGCACGAGACGCCGCTCCTCGGGTGTCAGCCCGCGCAGCTCGTTCCACGTGGGGGGCGTGAACCGCGTGGCCCCCTTCCCGCTCGCGGTGGCTCCCTGCGGCGTGAACGTCTCGGTCCCGGTCCACGCCTTCGCCTCGCGCTTCCCCGTGTCCTCGCGCTGGTCCTCCTCGAGCAGCCGTCCCGCATCGAGCATCTTCCGGAACAGGCGCTGCTGGCGCTCGAGCACCGCGGCATCGAGGCTGGCGGACTCCAGCTGCTGCGCGATCTGCCGCGCCTCACGTGCCATCTCGTCGGACCGCCCGCTCTCGTCGCGATCGCCCTGCTCCTCGAGCCGCGCCGCGACCTCGCGCTGCTGGCGCGCCAGCGCGCGCGCGCTGTTCTGCGACTGCGCATCCATCTTCTGCCCGGGCCGGGGAATCAGCTCCTGCGCCGCCGAGTTCAGCGCCTGCTGCTGCTTCGCCATCTGCTGCAACTGCTCGAGCATCTCGGCGAAGCCCGTGGCCGACTCGCTGTTCTGCGTCCGCTCGCGGTCGCGCACCAGCGAGGCACCCGCCTGGTTGAGCGACTCCCCGGCCTCGCGCATCGCGCTCGCCATCTGCTGCCCCGTCTGCGAGCGCTGCGTCTGCGCCGTGGCATCCTCCACCTTGCGGCGCGCGTCGTTCATCATCCGCAGCGAGCGCTGGGAGAGCAGGTTCGACTTGGTGGCCGCCTGCTGCAGCCGCTGCATCGTCTTCTCCACGCCCTGCTGCAGCGCCCCCTGCTGCGAACGCAGCTCCGCCGGCGACGTCCCGCTCCGGGCCTGCTGCTCGAGGTTGTCCTGCTCCCGCGCCAGCTGCAACATCTCCTGGATCGCCCGGTCCATTTCGCCGGTGAGCTCCTTCTTCCACTCGCTCACCTGCTGGTCGCGCGCCTTCCCCAGCTCGTCGGCCGCCTGCTCCATGGCCTGCGCCGCCTGCTCGGCCGCGGACTCGCCCGACTTCTCGCCCTTCTGCTGCCCCTGCTGTCCCTGCTGTCCAGGGCCGGCGCGGTTCTGCCCTTGCTGGCCCCCCTCCTGGGCGCCCGCCCCCTTCTGGCCGGCGCTCTGCTCCCCCTGCTGCTTCTCCCCACCCTTCTCCCCACCCTTCTCCCCTCGCTCGGCGCCCCCCTTCTGCTCCTCCCCCTGCTGACGGGCCCCCCCCTCACGCTGCTCGCCGGACTTCCCCTGCTGGCCCGCCTGCTTCTCGCCCGCCTGCTTCTCGCCCGCCTGCTTCTCGCCGGCCTGCTTCTCGCCGGCCTTCTCCCCGCCCTGCTTGTCACCCTGCCGACGCATCGCCTGCTGCAGCTTCTCCAGCGACTCGTCGATCTTGTCGTTGGCCTCCTGCATGCGATCGGCGCCCGCCTCCGCCTTCTCCCGCTTGAGCCGCTCCTGCAGCTGCTTCACGTCCTCCTGCAGGTTCTTCGCCCGGTCGGTCAGCTCCTTCGTCATCCGCTCGGCGGCCTGCTGCTCCGCCTGACGATCGGCCGTGCGCATGGAGTCGACGAGGTCGCGCTGCCGCTTCGCGAGGTCCTTCGCCTCGTCCTTCAGCGTCTGCATCTGTCCCTCGAGCGCCGCCCGCTTGAGCATCTCGACGCTCTTGTCGAGCTGCTCGCGGAGCTTGCGCTGCTGCTCCGCCAGGTCCTGCAGCGCGCGACGCGACTCCTCCGGCGACATGTCCTGCGACGCCTGCTCCAGCTTGCGGAGCTTCTCCTGCAGCTCGGGGGTCAGCGCGTCGCGCAGCAGCTTCTGCGCCTCGCGCAGTCGCTCCTGCAGCGCACTGTCCAGCGCCCCGGTCTGCCGGAGCTGCTGCTCGAGCTTTCGCGCCGCATCCTGCATCTGCTGCATCCGATCGGCGAGCTGCCGCTGCTCCTTCGCGAACTGCTTGGCCTGCTGCGACGCCTCGTACGACATCGCGTCCTTGCCGTTCTGCTGCTGGGCGCGCTGGCGCGCGCGCGCGGCATCGGCGGTGCGCTGGTTCAGCTGCTTCTGCGCGTTGGCCGTCGCCTCCGCACGCGCCACCGCCGAGTCGGCGGCCGACCGCACGGCATCGCGCTGTTCGCTGAGGCTCGGCAGTCGCACCACGACCTCGGGACTCTCTCCCGCCTGGCGCCACGGCGAGGCGTCGGTCGCCAGCGCCACGAGGCGCATGGCATCGCCGGGGGTGAGCGTGGACATGGCGAGCGCCAGTTGCCCCTGGAACTGCTCGCCCTGGGCGCCCGGCAGGGGGCGCACGACCGACGAGCGCACTTCGCCGCGCCCATTGGTGATGGTGATGCGCAGCGCCGCCGACGCCAGGCCATGGTCATCGGTGGCCAGGACCGACACCCCGATCGTGTCGCGGGCCAGCACGAGTGTGTCGCGCCCCGGCGCCAGGATCTCCACGCGCGGCGCCGAATCCGCCTGTACCTCCAGCTGCAACGCCGGCGGCAGGTCGGCGATGGCGCCGTTGCGCCCGCTCGCCGTCCAGTGGAACGTCCCTCCCGTCCCCACCTGGAATCGCCCGCGGAAGCTGCGGGCGGACACCTGCAGCGGGATGCTCGCCCCGTCGCTCGCCAGGCGCACGCTCTCCAGCTCGGTGGAAGAATGTCCCTCGATCTCGAGTACCGTCCCGCGCGGAAGGCGGACCGGCTCGCCCAGGGGCACCGTCTCATCGCGCCGCCCGAGGTAGGCCGGGAAGGCCGCCCGCACCGTGACGTCGCCGATGAACGGCCGGTCGACGACGCGCACCGCCATCGTGTCGCTGGTGCTCCGCCCGTCGGTGGCGTAGATCGCCAGGTCGGCATCGAGCGGGCCGAGCGTCACGACCGCCGAGTCGCCGCGCAGCGGGAGCGCGCTCGTCCGCCACGAGCTCCCCGTGACCCGCTGGGCAACGGTGACCATCCGGCGCCCCGGGGCATGCACCGTCAGCTGCACCTTCTCCCCGCGCAGCACCGCGCGCGGGGCCTCGCTCAGCGTCACCCCGCCGAGCAGCGTCCCCTTCCAGGCCAGCACCGGGTGCACCAGGGCGCGCCATCCGTCGGGCGCGGCCGAGGCCGCCGTCACCAACCCCAGGATGCCGGCAATCGCGGCGCCGCCGCCGATGGCCGCCCGGCGCGCGACACTCCGGCGCAGCCCCGGCGCCAGCGACGGGTCGGCCAACCCGGCCAGCCGCCCCGCCACCTGCTCGGCGTTCAGGCGCCCGAGCGCCCCCGCGTCGGCCACCTCGAGCGCCCCGCGCACCGACCCCGCACGCAGCCGCCGCTCCTCCTCCACCGCGCGCGCGATCCGGACCACCGAGGTCTCCTCGGACAGCCGGCGCCGCAGCCAGCGCCCCCCCGCCACCGCCGCCGCGATCGCCAGGGCCCACGCGACGAACGGGGTCAGCCGCGGGAGCACCAGCCACCGGCTCCCGCCTAACGCCACCGTCGTCACCAGCAGGACGAGGACGACGCCGGTCAGGACCAGCGCCGCCCCCCCAGCCGTCAGCTGCCGCGCGACGCCGCGGCGCTCGCGCTCCACCAGGTCGAATAACGTCATGAAACCGGTCGGCTCGTCACGGCATACACGAAGAGGTTCACGCCCATGCGCAGCGCCGCCTCGTGCAGGTCAGGTGGATCGTTGTAGGTCCCCACGTCTTCCCACCCGTTCCCGATGTCGCTCTCGTTGGTGTAGTAGACCGCCAGGCGGTCCCCGATGAAGATCCCGTACCCTCGAGCCGGCTTGCCGTCGTGCTCGTGGATCTTGGGCAGCCCCTTGGGAAAGTCGTACACCACATGGTAGATCGGGTGCGACAGTGGCACGTCCACCAGCGGGCGATCGGGAAAGACGCGCGCGATTTCCCGGCGAAAGCTCTCGTCGAGCCCGTAGTTGTCGTCCGCATGCAGGAAGCCGCCCCGCAGGATCCACTCCCGCAACCGGGAGACTTCGGTGTCGGTGAACTTGATCTCGCCATGCCCCGTGAGGTGCAGGAAGGCGAAGTCGTACAGGCGCTCATCCGTGAGCGTCACCCGCCCCTCGACCGGCTCGACCCGCAGCGTCGTGCGCTCGTTGATGGCCTTGAGGAGGTTGGGAAGGCTCGACGGGTTGGCGTACCAGTCGCCGCCGCCATCGTATTGCAGCCGGGCAATCCCCAGCTTCGTCCCCGACGACGGCGCGAAACCCGCCAGGGACAAGAGGAGCAACGGCGCGACAACTCGGCGAAGACGGATCATGCGTCCTGTGCTAGGCGATAGGCCAGATTGCGTGGGGCTCCGTGTCGGTCCACCAGCGACCGCACGATCTCGCGCGTGGTCGCCCCCTCCCGTCGCAACGCATGCGCCGACTCGCGCAACGCCGCCTCGTCCAGCTCCCGCTCCGGGCACCCCTCGAGGAGGATGACCACCTCGCCACGAGGAGAGACGTCGCGAAAGGCGTCGGCCAGCTCCGCCACCGTCCCGCGCCGGAACTCCTCGAACCGCTTGGTGAGTTCGCGTGCCACCACCGCACGCCGCACCGTCGCGTCATCCCCCATCACCGCGGCCAGGTCGGCGAGGGTGTCGCCGACCCGGTTGGGGGCCTCGTACAGTACGCCGGTGTGCGGCAGGGTGCTGAGCAGCGCCAGCTGGGCCGCGCGCTCCTTGCCCTTGCGCGGGAGGAAGCCCACGAAGGTGAACGCCCCGGTCGGCAGCCCCCCGCCCACCAGGGCCGCGAGCAGCGCCGACGCCCCGGGAAGCGGGACCACGCGCGCCCCCGCCTCGAGGGCGCTCCGCACCAGGCGCTCCCCGGGATCCGACAGCAGCGGCGTTCCGGCATC contains the following coding sequences:
- a CDS encoding 16S rRNA (cytidine(1402)-2'-O)-methyltransferase — translated: MASSGVVWRRRGAGRGGCRRARILLLVSNEPVVGTLFVVSTPIGNLGDMTIRAVETLARVKVILCEDTRHSRALLDHYQVTTPVAALHEHNEARETPRILARLAEGEEVALISDAGTPLLSDPGERLVRSALEAGARVVPLPGASALLAALVGGGLPTGAFTFVGFLPRKGKERAAQLALLSTLPHTGVLYEAPNRVGDTLADLAAVMGDDATVRRAVVARELTKRFEEFRRGTVAELADAFRDVSPRGEVVILLEGCPERELDEAALRESAHALRREGATTREIVRSLVDRHGAPRNLAYRLAQDA